From the Rhinatrema bivittatum chromosome 7, aRhiBiv1.1, whole genome shotgun sequence genome, one window contains:
- the NDUFB8 gene encoding NADH dehydrogenase [ubiquinone] 1 beta subcomplex subunit 8, mitochondrial isoform X1: MAALGCGWVQAVARRAGPGLLNLSGVRAASGISKDMLPGSYPKTPEERAAAAKKYNMRVEDYEPYPNDGMGYGDYPKLPEKSQHERDPWYSWDHPDLRRNWGEPMHWDFDMYLRTRVDTSPTIISWNSMTKQLFGFIAFMLFMFWVGEKMPCYRPVTAKQYPYNNLYEERGGDPSKAPKEVKHYEI, encoded by the exons ATGGCGGCGCTTGGCTGCGGCTGGGTGCAAGCGGTGGCCCGCCGGGCGGGACCGGGCCTACTGAACCTAAGCGGAGTGAGGGCTG CATCGGGTATTTCCAAGGACATGTTGCCTGGCTCATATCCGAAGACTCCAGAAGAAAGGGCAGCCGCAGCCAAAAAGTACAACATGAGGGTGGAGGACTATGAACCATATCCAAATGACGGGATGGG GTATGGCGATTATCCCAAACTCCCGGAAAAATCACAGCATGAGAGAGATCCCTGGTATTCATGGGACCACCCTGACCTGAGGAGAAACTGGGGAGAGCCG ATGCACTGGGACTTTGACATGTATTTGCGGACCCGTGTGGACACATCTCCCACCATCATTTCCTGGAATTCTATGACCAAACAGCTTTttggtttcattgctttcatgCTTTTCATGTTCTGGGTTGGAGAAAAGATGCCTTGTTACCGGCCTGTG ACTGCAAAGCAGTACCCCTACAATAACCTGTATGAAGAGAGAGGTGGCGATCCCAGCAAAGCACCCAAAGAAGTAAAGCACTATGAGATCTGA
- the NDUFB8 gene encoding NADH dehydrogenase [ubiquinone] 1 beta subcomplex subunit 8, mitochondrial isoform X2 — MLPGSYPKTPEERAAAAKKYNMRVEDYEPYPNDGMGYGDYPKLPEKSQHERDPWYSWDHPDLRRNWGEPMHWDFDMYLRTRVDTSPTIISWNSMTKQLFGFIAFMLFMFWVGEKMPCYRPVTAKQYPYNNLYEERGGDPSKAPKEVKHYEI; from the exons ATGTTGCCTGGCTCATATCCGAAGACTCCAGAAGAAAGGGCAGCCGCAGCCAAAAAGTACAACATGAGGGTGGAGGACTATGAACCATATCCAAATGACGGGATGGG GTATGGCGATTATCCCAAACTCCCGGAAAAATCACAGCATGAGAGAGATCCCTGGTATTCATGGGACCACCCTGACCTGAGGAGAAACTGGGGAGAGCCG ATGCACTGGGACTTTGACATGTATTTGCGGACCCGTGTGGACACATCTCCCACCATCATTTCCTGGAATTCTATGACCAAACAGCTTTttggtttcattgctttcatgCTTTTCATGTTCTGGGTTGGAGAAAAGATGCCTTGTTACCGGCCTGTG ACTGCAAAGCAGTACCCCTACAATAACCTGTATGAAGAGAGAGGTGGCGATCCCAGCAAAGCACCCAAAGAAGTAAAGCACTATGAGATCTGA